Proteins from a genomic interval of Mycobacterium paragordonae:
- a CDS encoding wax ester/triacylglycerol synthase domain-containing protein, with the protein MSNTDADTLASWGGGQDLSAWEALMWRSDGDHRTRSTGVIVELLDTEPDWDRLVAAHDRFTQQVPRLRERIVEPVVSVVAPAWSPDPHFDLAYHLQRVRLPGYGSMAELHALASQFAARPLDPARPPWEALLVLGVEGGQAAYLFKPHHSLSDGIGLLQLLELAHGHSREPSPADDVVIPEPRRKETPEGLLVNRLSGKVVNAPGSALREAFRVAGHFVGNPIGTTTEAVKFAMSLRRVMSPPDTPHSPALTGGGSGYRLDTFDVPFDELKASGRAAGGSVNDAFLAALLGGVRRYHEKLSLTVDSIPIAIPVSLRTDADPLGANKFAGALLVAPVGEPDPRTRIAAIHDLIKDVRKEPALGFLDLIAPVLSRLPGVVLTRIAGEMTGLSDFQASNLGAIGRPLYLAGARVTRVYPMGPRPGIPAMIAVITYEGTCCIAVNFDPEAITDAEAFSACLREGFEEVTALAHTG; encoded by the coding sequence ATGTCCAACACCGACGCTGACACACTTGCTTCATGGGGTGGTGGTCAAGACCTCAGCGCCTGGGAAGCGTTGATGTGGCGCAGCGATGGTGATCATCGGACCCGCTCGACCGGGGTGATCGTCGAGTTGCTCGACACTGAACCGGACTGGGATCGGCTGGTCGCCGCGCATGACCGGTTCACTCAGCAGGTTCCACGACTGCGCGAACGCATCGTCGAGCCGGTGGTGTCGGTTGTCGCGCCGGCATGGTCTCCCGACCCGCATTTCGACCTGGCGTACCACCTGCAACGAGTACGGCTTCCCGGTTACGGTTCGATGGCCGAATTGCATGCGCTGGCATCCCAATTCGCCGCCCGCCCACTCGATCCGGCGCGTCCCCCCTGGGAGGCCCTGCTCGTCCTCGGCGTCGAGGGCGGTCAGGCCGCATATCTGTTCAAGCCCCATCACAGTCTCAGTGACGGGATCGGTCTGCTGCAATTGCTCGAACTGGCCCACGGGCACAGCCGTGAGCCCTCACCCGCCGACGATGTGGTGATTCCCGAGCCTCGACGGAAGGAGACACCGGAGGGGCTGCTGGTAAACCGGTTGTCCGGCAAGGTCGTCAACGCTCCCGGGAGCGCATTGCGTGAAGCCTTCCGCGTCGCCGGCCACTTTGTCGGCAACCCTATCGGAACGACGACCGAAGCCGTGAAGTTCGCGATGTCGCTGCGCCGCGTAATGTCGCCGCCGGATACCCCGCACTCCCCCGCGCTGACCGGCGGCGGTTCCGGTTATCGGCTGGACACCTTCGACGTGCCGTTTGACGAACTGAAGGCATCGGGACGGGCGGCCGGCGGTTCGGTCAACGACGCATTCCTGGCCGCTCTGCTTGGAGGGGTCCGGCGCTACCACGAAAAGCTCTCTCTCACAGTCGATTCAATCCCGATAGCGATACCGGTCAGCCTTCGCACCGACGCTGATCCATTGGGCGCCAACAAGTTCGCCGGTGCGCTGCTCGTGGCTCCGGTCGGTGAACCGGATCCCAGGACCCGCATCGCCGCCATCCACGACCTGATCAAAGACGTGCGCAAGGAACCCGCGCTCGGGTTCCTCGACCTCATCGCGCCGGTGTTGAGCCGACTGCCGGGTGTTGTGCTCACGCGGATCGCCGGTGAGATGACCGGCCTGTCCGACTTCCAGGCTTCCAATCTCGGGGCGATCGGCCGTCCGCTGTATCTGGCCGGTGCGCGGGTGACCCGCGTCTACCCGATGGGTCCCCGACCCGGTATTCCAGCCATGATCGCGGTGATCACCTACGAGGGCACGTGTTGCATCGCAGTCAACTTCGACCCGGAGGCCATCACCGATGCCGAAGCGTTCTCGGCCTGCCTCCGTGAGGGTTTCGAGGAGGTGACCGCGCTTGCACACACCGGCTGA
- a CDS encoding Rieske 2Fe-2S domain-containing protein: protein MKANYPKKCWYVAATCDEVTDSPLGRRLLGEDVVLWRGAGGRVTAFENRCAHRAFPLSHSSVHGDRLVCGYHGCTYDTDGKCVYIPSQPQVPTRMSVPVFPILEKPPFIWIWLGPPAAAAASQPPSLPWINDPAWATFASAWQVSANYMMVHEHYLDFSYAPVIHAKDLPPGLASMPAFNSVEVTETTVSYTRIMSDLPLTDWHVNATGLDRNLLYRHSESGTFVSPAIHRQYWNIETSNGEAYTTTRTHGITPETESSTHVFMQSSRNYRTDSDDVTAGLRSFLDGVAQRDVPILEMASLHSGYDGWRGGVEFQADAAALRARRIVGVMLAKEAGRAAIRPGLASASRGGSRSPRKPITSGD from the coding sequence GTGAAAGCCAATTATCCGAAGAAGTGCTGGTACGTCGCGGCCACCTGCGATGAGGTCACCGACTCGCCGCTGGGGCGACGCCTGCTCGGCGAGGATGTCGTGCTGTGGCGCGGTGCCGGCGGACGCGTCACCGCATTCGAAAACCGCTGTGCACACCGGGCATTTCCGCTGTCACACAGCAGCGTCCACGGTGATCGATTGGTCTGCGGCTACCACGGATGCACCTACGACACTGACGGCAAGTGCGTCTACATACCGTCCCAGCCGCAGGTACCGACGCGAATGAGCGTCCCCGTGTTTCCCATCCTCGAGAAGCCACCTTTCATCTGGATCTGGCTCGGACCTCCGGCTGCTGCGGCTGCCAGCCAACCCCCGTCCTTGCCATGGATCAACGACCCGGCATGGGCGACATTCGCGAGTGCCTGGCAGGTAAGCGCCAACTACATGATGGTTCACGAGCACTACTTGGACTTCAGCTACGCGCCTGTCATTCATGCCAAAGACTTGCCCCCGGGGCTCGCCAGTATGCCGGCATTCAACAGCGTCGAGGTGACCGAGACGACCGTGTCCTATACCCGGATCATGTCGGACCTGCCCCTTACTGACTGGCACGTCAACGCCACCGGACTCGACCGCAATCTCTTGTATAGACACAGTGAGAGCGGGACTTTCGTCTCGCCCGCCATTCATCGCCAATATTGGAACATTGAAACTTCGAATGGCGAGGCGTACACCACCACTCGTACGCACGGCATCACGCCCGAGACGGAGTCATCGACTCACGTGTTCATGCAGTCTTCGCGGAACTATCGGACCGATAGCGATGACGTGACGGCGGGGCTGCGGTCGTTTCTGGACGGAGTTGCCCAACGCGACGTGCCCATTCTCGAGATGGCTTCCCTGCACTCAGGCTACGACGGATGGCGTGGCGGCGTGGAATTTCAGGCGGACGCGGCCGCACTGCGCGCTCGACGCATTGTCGGGGTCATGTTGGCTAAGGAAGCCGGCCGCGCTGCAATTCGCCCCGGTCTGGCCTCCGCCAGCAGGGGCGGGTCGCGCAGCCCTCGCAAGCCGATCACATCTGGTGATTAG
- a CDS encoding cytochrome P450, whose translation MTTTQPTESAVLPDDIARRLVLPEGHSDLTALYEAYKWLRDNMPVAKAVVEGYDPIWLISKHADIQEVESLSEVFAAGGGPDNPGSHNPILQNTAGDEFTKQLLGGSLRILDALPYIDPPEHTQAKNMAFNYFKPPSVKKLEAQIRDLAKESIDQLKQLSARGQIDLVDDWALGYPLHVVMTLVGVPREDEPRMMALTQEFFGTADPEHQRADVEPLAPEAMAQQWAATIQDFFAYFDVLAEDRRANPRDDLASAVACAKGADGEYWPKSFVYGWYTAIFTAGHDTTSATLAGTLQQLALHPEVLARVKADMSLVPDLIQEGLRYVAPVKHFMRVALKDHTIRGQTIKAGDRVMPLFQSGCRDEEVFDNPNDFNIDRKPNNHLAFGFGAHTCVGQHLAKQELKVMFEELLPRLESIEVLGPGSVTQTNFVGGLKHLPATVTIS comes from the coding sequence GTGACGACCACCCAGCCCACCGAATCAGCGGTTCTCCCCGACGACATCGCGCGGCGGCTCGTGCTCCCCGAGGGCCACTCCGACCTCACCGCGCTGTACGAAGCCTACAAATGGCTGCGCGACAACATGCCGGTGGCGAAGGCGGTCGTCGAGGGCTACGACCCCATCTGGCTGATCAGCAAGCACGCCGACATCCAGGAAGTCGAGAGTCTGTCGGAAGTCTTTGCCGCCGGCGGTGGCCCGGACAATCCAGGCTCGCACAACCCGATCCTGCAGAACACCGCCGGTGACGAGTTCACCAAGCAACTCCTCGGCGGCAGCCTGCGCATCCTCGACGCACTGCCCTACATTGACCCGCCCGAGCACACGCAGGCCAAAAACATGGCGTTCAACTACTTCAAACCACCATCGGTCAAGAAACTCGAAGCTCAGATCCGCGACCTCGCCAAGGAATCCATCGACCAGCTCAAGCAGCTTTCGGCGCGCGGTCAGATCGACCTGGTCGACGACTGGGCGCTGGGGTACCCGCTGCACGTGGTGATGACGCTGGTGGGGGTGCCGCGCGAGGACGAGCCGCGGATGATGGCCCTCACCCAGGAGTTCTTCGGCACCGCCGACCCGGAACATCAACGCGCGGACGTCGAGCCCCTGGCCCCGGAGGCGATGGCCCAACAGTGGGCGGCCACGATCCAGGACTTCTTCGCCTACTTCGACGTATTGGCCGAAGATCGCCGCGCCAATCCCCGCGATGACCTGGCCTCGGCGGTCGCCTGCGCCAAAGGGGCCGACGGCGAGTACTGGCCCAAATCCTTCGTCTACGGCTGGTACACGGCCATCTTCACGGCCGGCCACGACACCACGTCGGCGACCCTGGCCGGCACGCTTCAGCAGTTGGCCCTGCATCCGGAGGTGCTGGCCCGTGTCAAAGCTGACATGAGTTTGGTGCCCGACCTCATCCAGGAGGGTTTGCGGTACGTGGCGCCGGTCAAACACTTCATGCGCGTCGCGCTCAAGGACCACACCATTCGCGGCCAGACCATCAAAGCCGGTGACCGGGTTATGCCGCTGTTCCAGTCGGGCTGCCGCGATGAGGAGGTCTTTGACAACCCCAACGACTTCAACATCGACCGCAAGCCCAACAATCACCTCGCGTTCGGCTTCGGCGCGCACACCTGCGTCGGCCAGCACCTGGCCAAGCAGGAACTGAAGGTGATGTTCGAAGAACTGCTGCCCCGGCTGGAGTCGATCGAGGTGCTCGGGCCCGGCAGCGTGACGCAGACGAACTTCGTCGGCGGTCTCAAGCACTTGCCCGCAACAGTCACCATCTCCTGA
- a CDS encoding aldehyde dehydrogenase — protein sequence MTTIDYPQLYIGGTWSAPAGHDTIEVHSPTTEERIGSVPRGKEADIDAAVAAARTAFDAPDGWANWDPKERADVLEKFAAELEARGAETARRVSMQNGMPIWLAHQFEAGFPALLVRYYSGLMTSAPVEDARPGMFGGTALVSKEPVGVVGAIVPWNVPQGISFLKIAPALAAGCTMVLKPAEETVLDAFLMAEAAAAAGLPDGVLNVVPGGREVGAYLVEHPGVDKVSFTGSSAAGRWIAEACGRLLRPVTLELGGKSAAIVLDDANLAASIEQFFGVTLLNNGQICWLNSRVLVPRSRYSEIVDTITDLARSLTVGDPLDPETKVGPLVSERQRERVEGYIAKGKSEGARMTTGGSRPFDKGWFLEPTIFADLDNNATVSREEIFGPVLSLIPYSDEDEAVAIANDSIYGLGGSVWSSDPERAVNVARRVRSGTVGVNHYVNDPVAPFGGVKQSGMGRELGPEGLHAFQVSKTIYLPPPPGAGE from the coding sequence ATGACAACGATCGATTACCCGCAGCTGTACATCGGCGGCACGTGGAGCGCGCCCGCCGGCCACGACACCATCGAGGTCCACTCTCCGACGACCGAGGAACGGATCGGTTCGGTGCCCCGCGGCAAAGAGGCCGACATCGACGCGGCTGTCGCGGCGGCCAGGACGGCATTCGACGCCCCCGACGGATGGGCGAACTGGGATCCCAAAGAGCGCGCTGATGTGCTCGAGAAGTTCGCGGCGGAACTGGAAGCTCGCGGCGCCGAAACAGCACGGCGGGTTTCGATGCAGAACGGGATGCCGATCTGGCTGGCCCACCAGTTCGAGGCCGGTTTTCCGGCGCTGCTGGTGCGCTACTACAGCGGCCTGATGACCAGTGCACCGGTCGAGGACGCGCGTCCCGGCATGTTCGGGGGCACCGCGCTGGTTTCTAAGGAGCCCGTCGGCGTCGTCGGCGCGATCGTGCCCTGGAATGTGCCACAAGGGATTTCGTTCCTCAAGATCGCACCCGCGCTGGCCGCCGGCTGCACGATGGTCCTCAAGCCCGCCGAGGAAACCGTGCTCGACGCATTCCTCATGGCCGAGGCCGCGGCGGCGGCCGGTCTACCCGACGGTGTGCTCAACGTGGTTCCCGGCGGCCGCGAGGTGGGCGCCTATCTGGTCGAGCACCCCGGGGTGGACAAGGTGTCGTTCACCGGCTCCAGCGCCGCAGGCCGCTGGATTGCCGAGGCATGCGGACGCTTGTTGCGGCCGGTCACCCTCGAGCTCGGCGGCAAATCTGCGGCGATCGTGCTCGACGACGCCAACCTGGCCGCCTCGATCGAACAGTTCTTCGGGGTCACCCTGCTCAACAACGGGCAGATCTGTTGGCTCAACTCCCGGGTGCTGGTCCCTCGCAGCCGGTATTCCGAGATCGTCGACACGATAACCGATTTGGCGCGATCGCTGACGGTGGGCGATCCCCTCGACCCCGAAACCAAGGTCGGCCCGCTGGTTTCGGAGCGCCAACGCGAGCGCGTCGAGGGGTATATCGCCAAAGGCAAGAGTGAAGGCGCCCGAATGACCACCGGCGGTTCGCGACCGTTTGACAAGGGCTGGTTCCTGGAACCCACCATCTTCGCGGACTTGGACAACAATGCGACCGTGTCACGTGAAGAGATCTTCGGTCCGGTGCTGTCGCTGATTCCATACTCCGACGAGGACGAGGCGGTCGCAATCGCCAACGACAGCATCTACGGCCTGGGCGGTAGCGTGTGGTCATCGGATCCCGAACGCGCGGTCAACGTTGCCCGCCGCGTTCGCTCCGGGACTGTCGGGGTCAACCACTACGTCAACGACCCCGTCGCACCCTTCGGCGGCGTCAAGCAAAGCGGCATGGGGCGCGAACTCGGTCCGGAGGGGTTGCACGCGTTTCAGGTCTCCAAGACCATTTACCTGCCGCCTCCGCCTGGCGCCGGGGAATAA
- a CDS encoding acyl-CoA dehydrogenase family protein — translation MFALDDDERVITETAAAFAGKRIAPYALEWDAAHHFPTDVLREAADLGMAAIYCRDNVGGSGLRRLDGVRIFEQLAIADPATAAFLSIHNMCAWMIDGFGTADQRKDWVPRLASMDAIASYCLTEPGVGSDAGALSTRAVQQGGDYVLDGVKQFISGAGASDVYVMMARTGTDGPRGISAFIIEKGTPGLSFGALEEKMGWHAQPTAQVILDSVRVPAEAMLGGPDGEGTGFGIAMNGLNGGRLNIAACSLGGAQAAFDKAGGYVRERRAFGAALLDEPTIRFTLADMATGLETSRMMLWRAASALDDNAPDKVELCAMAKRYVTDTCFAVADKALQLHGGYGYLREYGLEKIVRDLRVHRILEGTNEIMRVVIGRAKAARFRAST, via the coding sequence ATGTTTGCCCTCGACGACGACGAACGGGTGATCACCGAGACGGCGGCCGCGTTCGCCGGAAAGCGCATTGCCCCGTATGCGCTGGAATGGGATGCCGCCCATCACTTTCCGACCGACGTGCTGCGCGAGGCGGCCGATCTCGGGATGGCGGCGATCTACTGCCGTGACAACGTGGGTGGCAGCGGGCTGCGTCGGCTCGACGGGGTGCGCATCTTCGAGCAGTTGGCCATCGCCGATCCGGCGACCGCCGCCTTTCTGTCGATCCACAACATGTGCGCCTGGATGATCGACGGCTTCGGCACCGCCGATCAGCGCAAGGACTGGGTCCCACGATTGGCGTCAATGGATGCCATCGCCAGCTATTGCCTGACCGAGCCGGGCGTGGGCTCGGATGCGGGCGCGTTGAGCACTCGCGCCGTACAGCAGGGTGGCGATTATGTGCTCGACGGCGTGAAGCAGTTTATCTCCGGCGCGGGAGCATCCGATGTCTATGTGATGATGGCGCGGACGGGAACCGATGGCCCGCGGGGCATTTCCGCCTTCATCATCGAGAAGGGCACTCCGGGATTGAGTTTCGGCGCGCTCGAGGAAAAGATGGGTTGGCATGCGCAACCCACCGCACAGGTGATACTCGACAGCGTGCGGGTCCCGGCCGAGGCCATGCTGGGCGGCCCTGACGGCGAAGGTACTGGTTTCGGAATCGCGATGAACGGCCTCAACGGCGGCCGGCTCAATATCGCGGCGTGCTCGCTCGGTGGCGCGCAGGCCGCCTTCGACAAGGCTGGCGGCTATGTACGGGAACGCCGGGCGTTCGGTGCTGCCTTGCTCGACGAACCCACCATTCGCTTCACGCTGGCCGACATGGCGACCGGGCTGGAGACGTCGCGAATGATGTTGTGGCGGGCGGCATCCGCGCTGGACGATAACGCCCCCGACAAGGTCGAGCTGTGCGCGATGGCCAAGCGCTACGTCACCGACACCTGCTTCGCGGTGGCCGACAAAGCGCTGCAACTGCACGGCGGCTACGGCTATTTGCGCGAGTATGGTCTGGAAAAGATCGTCCGCGATCTGCGGGTGCATCGCATCCTGGAAGGGACCAACGAAATCATGCGGGTGGTCATCGGTCGGGCCAAGGCCGCGCGGTTCCGAGCCAGTACCTAG
- a CDS encoding PDR/VanB family oxidoreductase produces the protein MSAPAARKASGNVHEFTTDLVVRRRNAAAAGVVILDLAHPQGEELPRWEPGAHIDLLLTDGLTRQYSLCGSSDDPTVWRVGVLLDPASRGGSQYVHDNLQEGATVRVRGPRNHFPLIDAPHYRFIAGGIGITPILAMLEEVERAGNDWTLLYGGRTRESMAFADDLVERYHDRVTVWPQDERGFLDLAKLLKDPTDDTLVYCCGPEGLLSAVESQCAHWPAGALHIERFAAKAPTAEQAAEALDHFEVVCHRTGVTFDIASDQSILEVLEEEGIPILGSCYEGVCGTCEARVLEGTPDHRDSVLSEAEKAAGEVMLVCVSRSRTERLVLDL, from the coding sequence ATGTCAGCGCCCGCAGCCAGGAAAGCCAGCGGCAACGTTCACGAATTCACTACCGATCTCGTTGTCCGTCGCCGCAACGCCGCTGCAGCGGGCGTGGTAATCCTGGACCTTGCCCATCCGCAGGGTGAAGAGCTGCCCCGTTGGGAACCGGGAGCCCATATCGACCTGCTCCTCACCGACGGCCTTACGCGCCAGTATTCGCTGTGCGGTAGTTCCGATGATCCGACTGTGTGGCGGGTTGGAGTCTTGCTCGATCCCGCCAGCCGCGGCGGCTCGCAATACGTGCACGACAACCTCCAAGAAGGTGCCACTGTACGAGTGCGGGGCCCCCGCAACCACTTTCCGCTGATCGACGCGCCACACTACCGGTTCATCGCAGGAGGTATCGGCATCACTCCGATTCTGGCGATGCTGGAGGAGGTTGAGCGGGCAGGCAACGATTGGACCCTGCTTTATGGCGGACGGACCCGGGAGTCGATGGCGTTTGCGGACGACCTTGTCGAGCGCTACCACGATCGTGTCACAGTGTGGCCACAGGACGAACGGGGCTTTCTAGATCTGGCAAAGCTTCTCAAGGATCCGACGGACGATACGTTGGTGTATTGCTGTGGGCCCGAAGGGCTTCTGTCAGCGGTCGAGAGCCAATGTGCCCACTGGCCCGCCGGAGCCCTGCACATTGAGCGGTTCGCCGCGAAGGCACCGACGGCCGAACAAGCCGCCGAAGCGCTGGACCACTTCGAGGTGGTGTGCCACCGCACCGGTGTGACGTTTGACATCGCATCGGATCAGTCGATCCTGGAAGTCCTTGAGGAAGAGGGCATTCCCATTCTGGGCAGCTGCTATGAAGGGGTATGCGGTACCTGCGAAGCGAGGGTGTTGGAGGGAACGCCAGACCACCGCGATTCGGTGCTCAGCGAGGCCGAAAAGGCTGCCGGCGAAGTAATGTTGGTCTGCGTATCGCGCTCACGCACCGAAAGGCTGGTGCTGGACTTGTGA
- a CDS encoding CoA-acylating methylmalonate-semialdehyde dehydrogenase, with protein MTREVPHFIDGRHVSRQSQRTADVFDPNTGQVQAKVPMASAADIDAVVTSAAEAQKGWTAWNPQRRARVLMKFVGLVNENIDELAELLSREHGKTLPDAAGDIQRGVEVIEFCIGIPHLLKGDYTLGAGPGIDVYSLRQPLGVVAGITPFNFPGMIPLWKAGPALACGNAFVLKPSERDPSLPVRLAELFTEAGLPPGVFQVVHGDKEAVDAILNHPDIKAVGFVGSSDIAQYIYSQSAATGKRAQCFGGAKNHMIVMPDADLDQAVDALIGAGYGSAGERCMAISIAVPVGEQTADRLRARLIERVNGLRVGHSLDPKADYGPLVTEAALARVRDYIGQGVDAGAELVVDGRERASDDLTFGLADATANLEGGFFIGPTLFDHVTPEMSIYTEEIFGPVLCIVRAHDYEEALRLPSEHEYGNGVAIFTRDGDTARDFVSRVQVGMVGVNVPIPVPVAYHSFGGWKRSGFGDLNQHGTASIQFYTKVKTVTSRWPSGIKDGAEFVIPTMN; from the coding sequence ATGACCAGAGAAGTTCCGCATTTCATCGACGGGCGGCACGTCAGCAGGCAGTCACAGCGCACTGCTGACGTGTTCGACCCCAACACCGGCCAGGTTCAGGCGAAGGTGCCGATGGCATCGGCGGCGGATATCGACGCCGTGGTGACCTCGGCGGCCGAGGCGCAAAAAGGTTGGACCGCCTGGAATCCGCAGCGCCGGGCTCGGGTGCTGATGAAGTTCGTCGGCCTCGTCAACGAGAACATCGACGAATTGGCCGAGTTGCTGTCTCGCGAGCACGGCAAGACGCTGCCCGACGCGGCCGGCGATATTCAGCGTGGCGTCGAAGTGATCGAGTTCTGCATCGGGATTCCCCACCTGCTCAAGGGCGACTACACCTTGGGCGCCGGGCCCGGCATAGATGTGTACTCGCTGCGTCAGCCGCTAGGTGTTGTGGCGGGCATCACGCCATTCAATTTCCCGGGGATGATCCCGCTGTGGAAAGCGGGCCCGGCGCTCGCGTGCGGAAATGCCTTCGTTCTCAAACCCAGTGAGCGTGACCCGTCGCTTCCAGTGCGACTTGCCGAACTCTTCACGGAGGCGGGCCTGCCGCCCGGGGTGTTCCAGGTGGTGCACGGCGACAAGGAAGCCGTCGACGCCATCCTCAACCATCCCGACATCAAAGCGGTCGGATTCGTCGGCAGCTCCGACATTGCCCAGTACATCTACAGCCAATCAGCGGCCACCGGAAAGCGCGCGCAATGCTTCGGCGGCGCCAAGAACCACATGATTGTCATGCCCGACGCGGATCTCGATCAGGCGGTCGATGCGTTGATCGGCGCGGGTTACGGCAGCGCCGGTGAACGCTGCATGGCGATCAGCATCGCCGTCCCGGTCGGCGAACAGACTGCGGACCGGTTGCGCGCCAGGCTGATTGAGCGGGTCAACGGCCTGCGGGTCGGGCACAGCCTGGACCCCAAGGCCGACTATGGCCCGCTGGTCACCGAGGCCGCACTGGCGCGGGTGCGCGACTACATCGGGCAGGGCGTGGACGCCGGTGCCGAGCTCGTCGTAGACGGCCGCGAGCGCGCCAGCGACGATCTGACTTTTGGGCTGGCTGATGCCACTGCCAATCTCGAGGGTGGCTTCTTCATCGGCCCCACCCTGTTCGACCACGTCACCCCGGAGATGTCGATTTACACCGAGGAGATCTTCGGGCCGGTGCTGTGCATCGTCCGCGCCCACGATTACGAAGAGGCGCTGCGACTGCCGTCCGAGCACGAGTACGGCAACGGCGTGGCGATTTTCACCCGTGACGGCGACACCGCGCGCGATTTCGTCTCCCGGGTGCAGGTCGGCATGGTCGGCGTCAACGTCCCGATCCCGGTTCCGGTGGCTTATCACAGCTTCGGCGGCTGGAAGCGGTCCGGATTCGGCGACCTCAACCAGCACGGCACGGCGTCGATCCAATTCTACACCAAGGTCAAGACCGTCACGTCGCGGTGGCCGTCCGGCATCAAGGATGGCGCCGAATTCGTGATCCCGACCATGAATTAG
- the mmsB gene encoding 3-hydroxyisobutyrate dehydrogenase, which translates to MTTIAFLGLGHMGGPMSANLVAAEHIVRGFDPVPASAAAASASGVALFDSAAEAVAEADVVITMLPNGDVVRRCYVEVLPAAKAGALFIDSSTISVNDAREVHSLAQSHGLSQLDAPVSGGVKGAVAGTLAFMVGGDKSALQRARPVLEPMAGKVIHCGSAGAGQAAKVCNNMVLAVQQIAIGEAFVLAEKLGLSAQALFDVITGATGNCWAVHTNCPAPGPVPTLPANNDFKPGFAAVLMNKDLGLAMDAVASTGAAAPLGSHAADIYAKFAASHPDLDFSGVIEMIRNACR; encoded by the coding sequence ATGACGACCATTGCGTTCTTGGGCCTGGGCCATATGGGCGGGCCGATGTCGGCGAATCTCGTTGCCGCCGAACATATCGTGCGCGGATTCGACCCGGTGCCCGCCTCCGCGGCGGCTGCGAGCGCCAGCGGTGTTGCGTTGTTCGACAGTGCCGCAGAAGCGGTGGCCGAGGCCGACGTGGTCATCACCATGCTGCCTAACGGCGACGTGGTCAGGCGCTGCTACGTCGAGGTGCTGCCGGCTGCGAAAGCCGGCGCGCTGTTCATCGACAGCTCCACGATTTCGGTCAACGACGCCCGCGAGGTGCATTCGCTGGCCCAGTCTCACGGCCTGTCTCAACTCGACGCACCGGTGTCCGGCGGCGTCAAGGGTGCGGTGGCCGGGACATTGGCCTTCATGGTCGGCGGCGACAAGTCCGCGCTGCAGCGGGCCCGTCCGGTGCTGGAGCCCATGGCAGGCAAGGTCATTCACTGCGGATCCGCCGGAGCGGGGCAGGCCGCCAAGGTGTGCAACAACATGGTGCTGGCAGTGCAGCAGATCGCGATCGGCGAGGCGTTCGTGCTGGCCGAGAAGCTCGGCCTGTCGGCGCAGGCGCTGTTCGACGTGATCACCGGCGCGACCGGCAATTGCTGGGCGGTGCACACCAATTGTCCTGCGCCAGGACCGGTTCCGACATTACCGGCCAACAACGACTTCAAGCCCGGCTTCGCGGCGGTATTGATGAATAAGGATCTTGGCCTGGCGATGGACGCAGTGGCCTCGACCGGTGCGGCCGCCCCCCTGGGCAGTCACGCCGCCGACATTTATGCCAAGTTCGCCGCCTCGCACCCCGACCTGGACTTCAGCGGGGTCATCGAGATGATCCGCAACGCTTGTAGGTAA